From the genome of Setaria viridis chromosome 1, Setaria_viridis_v4.0, whole genome shotgun sequence:
AGAATGGGCGAAGTGATAACTCAGCCCAGATTTGGCAGCAACGTGAACTGGGCTCTCATCTGGAATTTCTAAGCTAAATAGAAGTagtttaaatatttatttttttcagcGTAAAATAGAAACAAAATGATTTTCACCTGAATATTTTCGGTGTACCCTTTAGCTTCAGCTGAACAAATTATTAGATCTGCTCTTATGCATTATGCCAAAGAGACGGACCTCTaaaaattcaagaaaaaaatattttatcgCACAATCTACTTTAACGCCGCATACAAAATTAGCTTTGAGTTATCTCCTAAATGAAAAGACAAAATAATGAGTATAAAATTGAGTTTTAAGGTCAACTTTTGTATAGCGACAGATAACATCATGTCTTATGTTAGAGAAACATATTAGTAATTTTTCATAATCACTTTTCATGCAACTTTACATTGCTAGGGTAATTTAGTATTAGATTGTCCTGCTTATACTTCCCCCACTAGCTAAtacttttttacctttttagtCCTTTCTGTTTAGATAGGCTAAtgcagaaaaatgctaaattttagcacttaGATCTAAACATGCCTTATGAAAAGAAAATCTTAATGTATTCTTTAAGATGGGGCATCAAATCTTTTGTTACCATAAAACTTGAACTTAAAATTCAATTCGTACGCGGAGAGGAGAAATAACAAACCTCATTTTAGGGTGCATCGGACCCAACGAAAATGTATTGTTGAGTAAATCAAGTCATTTATCTTTGTTCACGGAGTCACAAAAGTGAAAATGTTTTGCAAATTTTAATGTGTTACTTCATCAAATTTCTAGATGAAGCACCTGTGTGCTCGTAGCAGGATCGAACGGATCGCAGCGTCCATGGGATCACCTACTAGATCCAGAACACAAACGAGCGAACGAGTGCGTTACTATCGTGTGACAGCCTGTCATTCCCTAAAATTTTGGTTGGTCTACACTACAGTACTCACTTCGTACACACGGTGCGCATGCACGTTTAAAAGTCAGAAGACGCACGGACGCAAAGGTGCGAGCGCGAGTGGCACAAACACGTTTCCCTCCGTCCTCCCGCGCGCCCCACCGGAAAAGTCCAGACCCTTCTCACATGCCCCCGGCACCGAACGTGCACCGCTGAAACCGATCAACACGACACCATCGCACAGCAGGCCGCGCGAAAACGACAAGGCACCAGAAAAAAAACTTATGAGCCCCTCTCCGCGCACCCGGGGCCGCCACGTACAGAGCTGCTGCGTCGCGGGGCCCATTGGCCAGAGGACCACCCGTCGGTGGGCCAAGGGATTCACATGTGCCAGTCTTGGCTGGCTGGCGTGTTTCCTCCGGTCAATTCCGCGCCGAGCCGCTGATCCACAGACCACACCCACCAGCAGCGCTGTGGGCGGTGGGCCCAGTTTGCGGAGAGGGGCGCACAAAAGATTCGCGGCCACGCGTCGCCGCCTCCACAAAAGCGCGCTGCGTGGAACGTCCGCACGCTGGGGCAGTGGGACCTCGGATTTGGTTTTGGTCACTTTGCAGCAACACCCTCGTCGACCTAGAATATTGTATTACTTGTGCCATAGTCCAATATTAATTTATCAAAGCATTAATCAAAACGCACCTGTCTCACGTTGGGGGTCTCTTTGGAACGTAGGAATCTCAAAATGCAGGAATtgaaaaaacaaagaaatataGTTGCATGTCACTTGCATTTCCATAGAATTGAGAATGCTGAAAGCTTTGTAATAGAGTGTTTGAATACAACACAAGAACAACATGAGAACGAGAAGAGAGAGATAGACAGTTCGCAAGAGGTTGAACTTCATATTAGATTTCTCCCAAAGTTCCTACGGATTGAGTTATTTCATAAGAATtttcctttgttccaaagggCTACATAAAAATAATTCCCAAAAGTTTCTACATGAATCCTACTCCGTTCCAAAGGAGTAAAAAAATATTCTACATGTCGCGGCGACATGGATGCATGCTACTCTATATCTAACAGATTTCAAAGTTAAAAAACTCCAACAAGCTAAACTGATATCTTATTTATCCATGCATGTATCTCAGTAAGATCCTTAGACCCCATTTGTTTCTGCGTTGCATTGTCGCATCGGTTGGAAGAACGTGAAGAAATCCCACCAAATGTCGTGTGTCCAGCACTCGTCTAACTGCGTGTTGTGAAAAATGTGTAGTTTTCAATGGATGACGTCGAAACACGAGAAAACGATCTCTGATGCGCCTTCGCTTCCTCACACTGTGCGTCAAGTGGCGGGCACAAGCCCCGTGACCCCAATTGAATCCATTGAAAACCACACATTTTCCACAAATCCAATGAAATTCCTATATTGAATCCTACTCTATTCCGAAGGAGGTCTGAGTTTACTTGTTTTCCCTAAAAATTTGTTCTACGTGTCGGCAAATATGGATGTATGCTACTCTATATCTAAtagatttcaaatttcaaaaaaaaaactccaacaAGCTAAATTGATATCTTAtttatccatgtatgtattttaGTAAGATCCTTAGACCCCTTTGCTTATGCGTTGCATTGTCGCATCGGTCGGAAAAATGTGAAGAAATCCTACTGAACGTTGCGTGTCCAACATGCTCGTCCAGCCGTGAGTTGTGGAAACACATGTGGTTTTCAATTGACGATGCTGAATCACGAGAAGTCTGATGTAGGTTTACTTCCTCGTGCATTGCGTCTGCAAGAAGGGGAGAGGGGTCTTGGGGGCACAAGCACCATGATCGTTATTAGATTTGTCCCCGAACCCAATGATAAAAAGTCAACATGATTTAATTTTAATATATGCATTTCCCATAACTAGAATCAATCAGGTGATCTATGGTCTCTCAATGGCTGCAGTGCCCTCCCAATTGTTATTTTAATCAGCAACAAGGCGCAAGACACTACTTTAACTTCCAATTAATAATAtcaaaacaaattaaaaatattaaaaatatataattttgaaaCTTTACccaaaaaatataatattttgaAACTAATAATCAAGACAAATTTAGTGATACCATTTTAAAAGATTAATTTAAAATATATTGATATCAAAATTAAAATGTGTTAATTGCACGCATCCCAAAATATCAGTTATTTAAGGATCGAGCGGAGTATGTCCATAATTAAGATGATGATACATATTGTTTTTGAGCAAATAAATCCACAATACACACTCCGAGAATACCATCGTGTGTGAAATAGTTGGACTACCCTCTATCTTTATATCATGTTTAATTTACTTCTGGTGCTTATAATGGCTTTTATTCTTCATTAGATTTATCTAAATCCTTTTATTCTCAAAGGTCACATATGCACAAATATAACCACATCATATGTTACTCCTAAGTCCTTTTAGCATCAGGCCGCCACTGATCGGCTCTGCCGCACACATGCATGCTCATTGATATGTCGGTTCTGCCAGCATGGAGGAGTAGCAGTTTTTACTAATATTGTTCTATGACTTTCTTGGAGCTTTTCTTAGATTTATGTGAAGTCAACTTTCTCTAGTTTTGTCCAAATATATAGAAAAAATGTACAAATATATATTGATTgtgtatttatttaatattgtATATGctcatatatttttctattaatttgatcaaaattatataaatttgacttaggataaaattAAAATGCCTTATAATTTTAGAACCAAGGGAGTATAAATTTAAGCATGGTTCTAGTAGATCCCGCTGTCGAGTCCAACTCGGCTGATTTTGCTTGGCATTGGGTCCAATTGGTTGGTGAAAACGTGTATAGTAAGGATAAGTGCATTGGTGTTGTCTAATGGACGGTCACATGTATTGACACGTAATTTTAAGACGACTTAACAAACAATATATATAATGGGTTGTCTTTTTAAGTTGTCCTATAGTAATTCTATTTCCTTAATTTGcgtatagaaaaaaaaagaaatattatgagttacATGACAACAATAAGTTGTACAATTGTGGAGTAGTCGTCTCATAATCCTAAAATCTAGCCTATGTggcggttgtttcgcgaaacaacgacctctttctctctcctcatacCCTCTCCTCCACATCAACAAAAATTATACGTGGCATTACATGAGATGATCTATGAGGTGTAGCAATGTATTCTCTAAGGTGATTTTAGTTTGCATGGGCACGGATAATCTTTAAAAAAATGACCTACAGAAGAACCTTAGAATCAGGGTGGTACATGAGTCGACTATGGAAGAAAGGTTCTTGTGCTCCAGCCCCATGAGGCGCTCCCATGCACCGGATGGATGGCATCCATCGAGGATCCAAGGCGGATGCACCAGATGCACTTTTGTATTTTAACCCTTGTATTTTTTCGAATCAACCCGCAATCTAACATAGATGCACAGTCGGTGCTCCTGGGGCATCCGTTTTGCATCCGACGGATATCATCCATCCGGTGCATGGAAGCACTGATGGGGCTGGAGCATAGGAATCTTTCTCTCGGCTGTAGTTTAGGTAAATTTGTAATTTACCAAACCTAATTGtcatcagaaaaagaaaattacgTTTTACGGAAAGATTTTTTTCGAAGTCTGCGAGGCTGCAATTGCAAATTGACTTGTAAAGCCCGCGACGCAAAGGTGCGGAGCTGAACGGCTGGAACCTCGCCGTCGGCACGGCTATATTGCTCCCGAGTAAATTCAGTCACCTGCAAGGGCCAGTTCGCAAAACGCCTTCCCTTCTTTCTCGCTCCTGCTGCACCAGGAACCGACACTGCCTGGAAGCAAAGGTGGCTGCGTGTCACCTCCGTGTTCGCCTCGCAGCTCGCACCACGACCTCATCACGGCacgggccccctcccctcccccgttCCCCCCACCCGCGATCTCCGCGCAGGGAGCTAGCTCGGCAGGAAGGCAGGCCTCCAcccaccgccctcctcctctcggtCTCCGTGCTCCCTCGCCGAacccaccccctccctccccagatccggcgacgcccgcctccacgCTCCGCTGCGCTCCCCCTCATCACCTGCCCGGCGGACACGTCGCGCCTCCACCGCGCGATCTGATGCGCCCGCACGCGGTCGCCAGGTAAACAAGCCTCGTACTCGGATTAATTTACTTAACCGCCGCTATTAATACGCCAACCCGTGtgtccccctccctcctccaccgaGACCGGCCCAGATCTCTCTCgaccccgtccccgtccccatTCCCGCACACCCCCACCCAATCCCTCCTCCATGCTGCTCTGGTCCCGCGCGCGGATCGTTTGCTAATCGCTTCATCGGTTTTCTTTCTGGAAATCAGCGGCGATGCGGTGGAAGCTTAACTCGTCGGCGTACAAGCGCGTGCCGTCCAGGGAGGCCACCACGGAGCCCGACGTCGAGACGCCGAGTTCGTACACTCCCGCTCGTTTCTGCCTCATTCTCTTGCCCGTGATGGATTTAGGGTGAGATTTATAATTTTGGGTTTCTCCATTTCCGCAGTGAGGACGACGGACGCTGGCGCGGGCCCGTCGTGGCGCATGTCGCTGCCGCACGTCTGCGTCGCCACGCTCACCTCGTTCCTCTTCGGGTACCACTCCGGGTGCGTGCGCTCTCCTCGTCGTCACGTTCTCAGCTCTTGCTTCTAATTGCTCTGCTCCCCGCATCTGAAACTCGTGCTCGTTTGGTGCCGTGACGGCGATGATGCAGGGTGGTGAACGAGCCCCTGGAGAGCATCTCCGCCGACCTTGGCTTCTCCGGCAACACCTTCGCCGAAGGTACCGCCCATTCCTGCTGCTGATTTTGGCGGTTTTGGTCACCTTTTGTTTTTGATTACTCAAGCAGTGTCTCTGCTGGGTGCAGGACTGGTGGTGAGCATCTGCTTGGGTGGAGCCTTTATCGGGTGCCTGTTCAGTGGCTCCGTCGCTGATGGAATTGGGCGTCGCCGGGCGTTCCAGCTCAGTGCGCTGCCCATGATCATTGGTGCTGCAATAAGGTGACATCATGTGCTAGTTGATTTGTCTTCCTCGTTCACTAAATCCTTGTCTCTGTAGTATGGTTGGTTTAATGCAGTATTTAATTGCCACTTGCTAGCATTCCTTATTCTTTTGGTGGGTGCAGTCAGCATACAAAATTGGTTATTCAAAACTAAATATTGaacccttcaaaaaaaaaactaaatattGCTTGGTGGCAACATGTGGTGACTGGCTGACTGCTGACCTGTTCTTGTGGTGCTGGTGGTACTGTTAGAATTGCTGAAAAGTTGAATTATGGGTTCAACAACTCtaatcctttttatttttctgagcACGCGGATGGAGTAACAAAGGGCAACTCCAACAGTACATGCTTCTGCCAAAAATTTAATTTTTCGCTGTTAGGACTTAGGTGATGTAAAATGAATGTTAAGGGTGACTGGCTGACTGGTGACTTGGTCTATTGAAAGTTCTGTTGAATTGCTGAAATGTTGCATTGTTGGTAACAactcttttcatttttttaacgGGGGCAAGCTGCTTGATTTAAGCGCAGAATTCACCCATctgcaaaatttaaaattttgactTCATTAAGACTTATGAACCTAGTATGTGATGGTTCTGTGACAATTGTCACAGTATAAGAGGTGCATTGAGTCCACATGTCATGCTGTCATGTGGGCACCAGGCAAGCTCCTCACCAAGTCAAGGAAACATTGAATTTCCCCATTGACAAGAAGCAACTTGACAGTGCTGTAAAAGTAAAATAGTAACAGTTAGTTCAAATTCTAATCCTGTCGCGAAAACTGTGGAAAACTGCTAAATCAACCATGAATGTGATGGTCCTGTAACAGCTTTTCAGGACTCATGAATATGGTGTAAACTTTGTGTACATCACATTGTCATGTGGGCACATTGGAAGCTCCACAGTCGGTCCTAGAAACCGTAGAGAGAATGTCTCTAATGATGGGTATAGTTCCTGTTTTTGCTAGGGGCTTTCTGCACAGGTTTTCATAAACCTGTGCTGTAACTTTGGGTTTTCTTTAAACCCTCctcttcttaatatattgatacgcagctctcctgcgtgttcgagaaaaaaaaagggaactgAATAATACCATACAGATCTTTGAATTTAAATTGACTCACTTGCCAACTAGGAAGAGACTGAGTTATTAATTGCAACTATTTTCTGAATGTTGTTAAGTAACCTTATTTCCCTGATTGTGACCCTTGTTTAGTTCTGCATTAACATAACCCTTGTTTCCCTAGGAAGAGACTGAGTTATTAATTGCAACTATTTTCTGAATGTTGTTAAGTAACCTTGTTTCCCTGATTGTGACCCTTGTTTAGTTCTGCATTAACATAACCCTTCCATCAATTGATTACTATGTTAGTATTGCGTTTTGTGGGTGGAGTCAGCATGATATCTTCATTGCTGGGTGTGAAAGATGTTTCTTGCAGAGTATAAAACATGTGTTGACGTAGCACTCTCAATAATTGACTGCTACCCCCTCCGCCCTCCTGGCACATATTTTGGCCATTACTTCAGTCAGATTTCCGAAACGTTGGCTACCAGTATCGTTCaaaatagtttttctttgggcGTAGTATTTCAAAATAGTTTAGGTTGGTGTATGAAAATTATATGTATAGATTTGTCCTGAAGACCAGGTTCATACTATCATAGTTTTATTGGAGTAAATACTAAGTTAAAAATGAAGAGCAGTTATTGTTGCCTTTCCTGTCAGCCTAGTCAACAGTAACGATGCAGTGCTTGCAGAGTTCATAGAAAAGTCGGTGATTTGATGAGCTTTGATTTTCAGATGATGTGAATGTGATGATCTGGAAAAATTGGGTGGAATTATGTCTTGTAATTTTCATATAATGCAAATGCGATGGTCCGTAGCATAGCTGTCCTTCTGGGGTTCACAAGATGTTCTGAATTGTCTTGGATTTACCATTTTGTTATCAGCTTCGTTATACAATAGTATGCTCTCTGCCCTCATGAGGAATTTATGTGGTACCATATGGCATTGAGTGTTATGTTCTCTGCGCTCCTTAAAGTTATTTAATAACAATGCATTCGAAATTGCACTTCAAGGGGGCATTGAGAATGTTGTGATGCATGGAAGAAGTGTATTATATTGCATCAATGATGGTTACATGTACTACTGTTGTGGAATTGGAAGAAACCATGTATTGGTCAGAAATTTTTTAAGTTACTTTATATCTGTCCTGTCTGAACGATTCTGATGAATAAACAATTGGCAGTGCTCTCACCAATAGTTTGGAGGGTATGCTTCTAGGAAGATTTTTGGTTGGAACGGGGATGGGATTGGGCCCACCAGTAGCTTCACTATATATAACGGAGGTATGTAGCTGGTGTTTTTTCATCAATGACTCCTAGATTTCTCCTACGATTTGCCCTGTCCTCTGACAGAAATTTTGATATGGTTCATCTGTGTTTACATTCACCTCTGATGAAATGCAGGTTTCTCCTCCTACAGTGAGGGGTACATATGGCAGCTTTGTTCAGATTGCGACCTGTCTTGGAATCATTGTATCGCTCCTAATTGGTACACCTGTTAAAGATATTGATAGATGGTCAGAAACTTTATGCTGTAGTCTTTTACGTGCCTGTTGAAGTTGATATGTGTGAAATCCATCTGTACTAATGCTATTGTTGCTTTTGGCAGGTGGAGAGTATGTTTCTGGGTTGCAGCTATCCCAGCAACTTTACAAGCTCTTGCTATGGAGTTCTGTGCTGAGAGCCCCCAGTGGCTATACAAGGTGCATTTAGTTTGGGTCACTGCTGGTTCTTTATGTCATGCTTCTGATTTATCAAGTTAAACATGCATATGTGCTCCTTTTGTCACCCATATTGCTGGGGGTggtttttagtttctttttcGTGTTAAAGAGTTTAGGTTACAACATACCATGGGTTTGCAAACCATGAAACTGTATCTCATGTTGCTTTAGTACTTCATGAAGGACTGTACTATGTGATAATTTGATATACTATGGAGTGACAAGGTGTCTTAACTATATTTATGAATTGATGTTCAAGAGACTTACATAATGATTTGATGAAACCTGTTCTTCTATGCAGTGTGGAAGAACAATTGAAGCAGAGATGCAATTCGAAAAGCTTCTAGGCCCCCTTCATGTAAAATCAGCCATGGCAGAACTTTCTAGATCTGAAAGAGACGATGGAGAAAGTGTAAAGTACTCAGAATTGTTCCATGGTCGCCACTTCAATGGTACAAGCTATCCTGTTATCCATTTTGTTGCATCTATGCTGCTCTTATAACCTGAGTTCTGTGTGACCATGAAGTTTGTTCATTACAAGTCCCTTTTTTGCTACAGTTGTTTTTATTGGATCGGTGCTCTTTGCTTTACAACAGTTATCTGGCATCAATTCTGTGTTCTATTTCTCCTCAACTGTGTTCAGAGGTGTAGGGGTGCCTTCTAACTTTGCCAACATTTGCATGGGGATTTCGAATCTAGCAGGTTAGCATCCAAGTAACTCTTATAATGAGCTACTATGTTCATTTCATCTGACACTTTCTGTTCTATCTCCCAGGCTCAATTATAGCAATGGTTCTAATGGACAAGCTGGGTAGAAAAATCCTTCTTTCAGGGAGTTTCCTTGGGATGGTAAGCAACCACCATAAATGGAACTTCAAGTGATATGTTGAATATAacatttttctaaaagaaagttATGTTGAATGTTACTGACAGCACTTTACTGGTGTAGGCCTTTTCGATGGGGCTTCAGGCTATTGGAGCAAACCGTCATCTTGGTTCTACAAGTGTATATCTTTCAGTTGGTGGCATTCTGTTGTAAGTTGCAAGAGTTCTACATATTTGAGCTTAGTTCTTTGTGACTTTTATGTTAAACTTGACTTAATTGAGACATCTACCTTTGGTATCCCATACAGCATGAGTTACATTAATGCATCCGAGATAATCATGTTCTTTGCTGCCTTTCCAAGACTCACTAAAAAGTGAAAGGCACTCTATGTTGGGCTATATGAAATATTCTTGTCATATTAATTTTTGCTTGTATCTGCTCCTTTGACCTACTTATTGCTACCTGATTGAAATACTTATTGAACTTATCAGATATCATCAAAGATTGTAATTCCCTGAACTTGTTTCATCTTGATTCCTGTGCAGTAATTTTCCCTATTAATGCTGTGTCACCTATTTTATGTAGTAGTTTTCTGCACAGTAACATTTCCAATTGGTTGAATTGTATGTTTATAGCAGTTAGATATCTGTCTGCCATTTACTTGTATGTTTATAGCAGACCTGTTCGAACTTTTCTTTGACATGGTTACCTTTTTAAAACAGTTATGCCACTTTTTTTTAGGCCAGTTACTTACAGTTAGAAATTTTGCAGGTTTGTCTTGTCATTTTCATTAGGAGCAGGCCCAGTTCCAGGACTTCTTTTGCCTGAAATCTTCCCCAACAAAATACGAGCGAAGGCTGTGGCTCTCTGCATGTCTGTGCATTGGGTAAGAAGTCTATGTTGATATCTGGCACATGTAAATTGTTATATGAAGAAATAAGCATATCTGTGTGGGACAATTATACGCTATATATCTCTGCACTGGTTTGCCTTATTTGTTTTAGTTCAATTGGGAGGAAACCCATCAACAAGCACAGAATGATAAAGCCGTATCGTCTTAATGTTTTCAAATTGAGGTGTGTAAATCTAGGCTTGCATTTCCATAGATTCAAAGACTCCTACAGAAATAATTTTGATTTAGTTTTACAAAACTACAACTATTCGCACCAAAGCATCAATGACCAACTTTGACTTGTGCCGACTTTACAAAACTGCAAGAGCTTGCACCCTCAATAACAAGAAATTACTGCAACTATTACAAAATCCTAAC
Proteins encoded in this window:
- the LOC117852725 gene encoding probable plastidic glucose transporter 2, whose product is MRWKLNSSAYKRVPSREATTEPDVETPMRTTDAGAGPSWRMSLPHVCVATLTSFLFGYHSGVVNEPLESISADLGFSGNTFAEGLVVSICLGGAFIGCLFSGSVADGIGRRRAFQLSALPMIIGAAISALTNSLEGMLLGRFLVGTGMGLGPPVASLYITEVSPPTVRGTYGSFVQIATCLGIIVSLLIGTPVKDIDRWWRVCFWVAAIPATLQALAMEFCAESPQWLYKCGRTIEAEMQFEKLLGPLHVKSAMAELSRSERDDGESVKYSELFHGRHFNVVFIGSVLFALQQLSGINSVFYFSSTVFRGVGVPSNFANICMGISNLAGSIIAMVLMDKLGRKILLSGSFLGMAFSMGLQAIGANRHLGSTSVYLSVGGILLFVLSFSLGAGPVPGLLLPEIFPNKIRAKAVALCMSVHWIVNFFVSLLFLRLLEQLGPQVLYTIFSSVCVVAAIFVRRHILETKGKTLQEIEVSLLQAQ